Genomic segment of Streptomyces sp. NBC_01210:
GACCCCGACGGCCGGCCGGAGTACCAGTTGGCGCTGATGGAGGACACCACCGAGCGCCGGCTGCTCAATCTGCGGCTGCGCTACGAGGCCACGCACGACGCGCTGACCGGGCTGCCCAACCGCACACTCTTCTTCGAACGGCTGGAGAAGGCGCTCTCCGCCGGCGACGGCGCCCGGTTCGGCCTCTGCTACCTCGACCTCGACGGCTTCAAGGCGATCAACGACAGCCTCGGTCACGCGGCGGGCGACCGGCTGCTGGTGGAGGTCGCGGACCGGCTGCAGAGCTGCGCCACCGCGCCCGGTGAGATGGTGGCACGGCTCGGCGGCGACGAGTTCGTGGCGCTGACCACCGGACCCGACACCCAGCGCGAGGTGGACGACCTCGCCGCCCGTATCCTCGCCGCGCTCGCCTCGCCCATCCGTGTCGACGGCCGGGAGTTCACCGTCCGGGGAAGCATCGGCATCGTCGAGGGGCCCGCGGGCGAGCGGACCACAGCCGAAGTGCTGCGCAGCGCCGACATCACCATGTACCGCGCCAAGTCGGCGGGCGGCAACCGCTTCGAGCTCGCCGACCCGGAGGCGGACGCCCGCGCCATCACCCGGCACGGGCTGACCACCGCACTGCCGGCGGCCCTGGAACGCGGTGAGTTCTTCATCGAATACCAGCCCTTGGTCCACCTGGGTGACGGGAGCGTGCACGGGGCCGAGGCGCTGGTGCGCTGGTGCCATCCGCAGCACGGCGTACTCGGTCCGGACCGGTTCATTCCGCTCGCCGAGCACACCGGACTGATCGTGCCGCTGGGCCGCTGGGTGCTCCAGGAGGCCGTACGCCAGGCTCGCTACTGGCAGAGGCGCCACTCCGACGGCGGCCCGCTGCGGATCAACGTCAACCTCTCGCCCGCGCAGCTCCACCACCCCGGACTGGTCGCCGACACGGTCGACGTGCTCCAGCGCTCCGGCCTCGAACCGGGCGCCCTGTGCCTGGAGGTCACCGAGTCCGCGCTGATCGGCGCGGACGAGGATCTGCTCAAACCGCTGCGCCAGCTCGCCGAGATGGGTGTGGACATCGCGCTCGACGACTTCGGCACCGGCTATTCGAACCTCGCCAATCTGCGCCGGCTGCCGGTGAGCGTGCTCAAACTGGACCGTTCCTTCACCCAGGGCATGCAGCGGCACCCGGCCGACCCCGTCGATCTGAAGATCGTCGAGGGGATCGTCTCGCTGGCGCACAGTCTGCAGCTGGCCGTGACGGTGGAGGGCGTGGAGACCGGCGCCCAGGCGGAGCAGCTGCGCGAGCTCGGCTGCGACACCGCACAGGGCTGGTACTACGCGAGGCCCGGGCCGCCGGACAAGCTGCACGCGCTGTCGCTGGCGGACGCGGTGTAGTTTCCCCGGGGCGCCGCCCCCGGCCCCCGCGCCTCAATCGCCGCACCATCGAGCCCGTCCGGCGATTGAGGGCAACGCCGAAGGCGGTGCCCCGACGACGGTCAGTCGACCGCCGTGCGCGAGTTCAGCAGCACCCGCTGCAGCTCGCGCGCGGCCCGCGGCGGGGCGACATCGCTGCGGTGGGCGAGCGCGATCGTACGGCGCAGTCCCGGCTGGGCGAGCGGGGTGACCCGCAGATCGCGCCCGGCGCGGTCCGCCACCATGCTCGGCACCACCGCGACGCCGAGCCCGGCCCGTACGAAACCGAGTACGGCGTCCATCTCGCCGCCCTCCACGGTGAAGGCCGGCTCGAAGCCCTCTGCGCGGCATGCGGCGACCGTCAGCTCGCGCAGGTCGTAGCCGTGCCGGAACATCACCAGGGGCTCGCCCTGCAGATCGGCGATCCGCACCGGCCGGTGCGGGGCCTTCGCCGCAGCCGACGACACCACGACCAGATCCTCCCGCAGCAGCTCGACCGTGGTCAGCGCGGGGGACGCGGGCGGCAACGGCAGCACGATCAGGGCCAGATCGAGCGACCCGCGGGCCAGCTCGCGTACGAGATCGTGTGAACCGCTCTCCTCGATCAGCAGCTGGATGCCCGGGTGCAGATCGTGGAAGGTCCGCAGCACATCCGGCAGCAGACCGGTGCAGAGGCTCGGCGTCGCGCCCAGCCTGACCCGGCCGCGGCGCAGCTGTGCGAGCTCCTGGACCTCATGGCGTGCGGTGTCGGTGTCGGCGAGGATGCGGCGCGCCAGCGGAAGCAGCGCCTCCCCGGCGTCCGTCAGGGCGATATTGCCGCGGGCCCGGCTGAACAGCTCCGCTCCGAGCTCCTTCTCCAGCGCCCGGATCTGCTGGGAGAGGGACGGCTGGGCGACATGCACCCGCTCGGCGGCGCGGGTGAAGTGGCGCGTCTCGGCGACCGCCACGAAGTACAGAAGCTGCTGGAACTGCATAGCATCCACGATAGGGCATGCCTATGGAAATGAGCCGGATCATGTCTTGGACCTCTTGGGTCCTCCCGCCCTAGCGTCTCTGTACATGGCTCTGGCAACGCGGACGGATCGAAAACCGTCCCTCACGCGCACGTTCTGGGGATCGACCGTCGGCAAGAAGACGGTCATGGCCGTCAGCGGCCTGATCATGCTCGGCTATCTGGTCGCGCATGTGATGGGCAACCTCAAAGTCTTCTTCGGGGCAGGGGAGTTCAATGCGTACGGTCACTGGCTGCGCACCATGGGGGAGCCCGTCCTGCACTACTCCTGGGGGCTCTGGATCGTCCGCGTGGTGCTGCTCGCGGCCGTCGTGGGCCACGGAGTATCGGCGTACCAGCTCAGCAAGCGGGATCTGAAGGCCAGGCCCGTCCCGTACGCGCACAAGCGGCGCCGGGCCGGCTACGCCACCCGCACCATGCGTTGGGGCGGCATCATCGTGGCGCTGTTCATCGTCTGGCATCTGCTGGACCTGACGACGCTCACGGTCAACGAGAACGCCCAGCCGGGCCATCCCTACGAGAACGTCGTCGCGACCTTCTCCACCTGGTACGGCAACGTGATCTACATCGTCGCGATGCTCGCCGTCGGACTGCACATCCGGCACGGCTTCTGGAGCGCCGCCCAGACCCTCGGCGTGGGCAACGCCACCCGCGACCGCGTCCTCAAGACCGTCGCAAACGTCCTCGCGCTGGTACTGACCGCGGGCTTCATCTCCGTACCCCTCGCCGTCATGACCGGAGTGGTGAGCTGACATGAACTACCTGAACTACACGACCGGCGCTCCTGTCGCCGACACCAAGGCCCCCGAAGGACCCGTGGCCGAGCGCTGGGACCGACGGCGCTTCGAGGCCGGACTGGTCAACCCGGCCAACCGCCGCAAGCACACCATCATCGTCGTCGGCACCGGCCTCGCCGGTGGCGCCGCGGGCGCGACCCTCGCCGAACAGGGCTACCACGTCGTCCAGTTCTGCTATCAGGACTCACCGCGCCGGGCGCACTCCATCGCCGCCCAGGGCGGAATCAACGCCGCCAAGAACTACCGCAACGACGGCGACTCGATCCACCGCCTGTTCTACGACACCGTCAAGGGCGGCGACTTCCGCGCCCGCGAGTCCAACGTCCACCGGCTCGCCCAGATCTCCGTGGAGATCATCGACCAGTGCGTGGCGCAGGGTGTGCCGTTCGCCCGCGAGTACGGCGGCCTCCTCGACACCCGCTCCTTCGGCGGTGTCCAGGTCTCCCGTACCTTCTACGCCCGCGGCCAGACGGGACAGCAGCTGCTGCTCGGCGCCTACCAGGCGCTCTCCCGGCAGATCGCCGCCGGAACCGTGGAGATGCACGCCCGGACCGAGATGCTCGATCTGATCGTCGTCGGCGGACGGGCCCGCGGCATCGTCGCACGCGATCTGATCACCGGCGAGATCTCCAGCCACTTCGCGGACGCGGTGGTGCTCGCCTCCGGCGGCTACGGCAATGTCTTCTATCTGTCGACGAACGCCATGAACTCCAATGCCACCGCGATCTGGCGGGCCCATCGCCGCGGCGCGTACTTCGCCAACCCCTGCTTCACCCAGATCCACCCCACCTGCATCCCGCGCACCGGCGACCACCAGTCCAAACTGACCCTGATGAGCGAGTCGCTGCGCAACGACGGCCGTATCTGGGTCCCCAGGGCGCGCGGCGACGAGCGGCCGCCGAGCGAAATCCCCGAGGACGAGCGCGACTACTACCTGGAGCGGATCTACCCCTCCTTCGGCAACCTCGTCCCGCGCGACATCGCATCGCGCGCCGCGAAGAACGTCTGCGACGAGGGCCGCGGCGTCGGCCCCGGCGGCCAGGGCGTGTATCTGGACTTCGCCGACGCCATCCGGCGGATGGGCCGGGAGAAGGTCGCTGAGAAGTACGGAAACCTCTTCGACATGTACGAGCGGATCACCGCCGAGAATCCGTACGAGGTTCCCATGCGGATCTATCCGGCCGTGCACTACACGATGGGCGGCCTGTGGGTCGACTACGACCTGCAGACCACTGTCCCGGGGCTCTTCGCCATCGGCGAGGCCAACTTCTCGGACCACGGAGCGAATCGGCTGGGCGCGTCCGCGCTGATGCAGGGGCTCGCCGACGGGTACTTCGTCCTGCCGTCCACGATCAACGACTACCTCGCCCGCAATCCGCACCCGGAGACCGTCGACGCCTCGCACCCGGCGGTGGCAGAGGTGCTCGCCGAGACCGAGGACCGGCTGAACCTGCTGCTGGCCGTGGACGGCGACCGCACGCCCGACTCCTTCCACCGCGAACTCGGGCAACTCATGTGGGAGTTCTGCGGGATGGCCCGGACCGATGAGGGGCTGCGCAAGGCGCTCGGCCGGATTCCGCAGATCCGCGAGGAGTTCTGGCGCCGCATCAAGGTGCCGGGCAGCGGTGAGGAGTTCAACCAGTCGCTGGAGAAGGCCAACCGCATCGTCGACTATCTGGAGCTCGCCGAGCTGATGTGCCTCGACGCACTGCACCGCGCCGAGTCCTGCGGCGGCCACTTCCGCGAGGAGTCCCAGACCCCGGACGGCGAAGCCGCCCGCAAGGACGAGGAGTTCGGCTACGCGGCCGCCTGGGAGTACCGGGGGCCCGGCAGTCGTCCCCCGGGAGAGCACAGCGGCGGGACCGGCGAGGCGCCCGTCCTGCACAAGGAAGACCTCGTCTTCGAGTACGTCCACCCCACTCAGCGGAGCTACGCATGAAGCTCACCCTGCGCGTCTGGCGCCAGCAGAACCCCGACGCTCCCGGCGCCATGGTCACCTACGAGGTCGACGGCATATCGACGGACATGTCGTTCCTCGAGATGCTCGACACCCTCAACGAGGAGCTCATCCTCAAGGGCGACGAGCCGGTCGCCTTCGACCACGACTGCCGCGAGGGTATCTGTGGCGCCTGCAGCCTGGTCATCAACGGCGACGCCCACGGTCCGGAGCGCACCACCACCTGCCAGCTCCATATGCGGTCCTTCAAGGACGGCGACACCATCGACGTCGAGCCATGGCGCGCCTCCGCCTTCCCGGTGGTGAAGGACCTGGTCGTGGACCGCTCGGCCTTCGACCGGATCATCCAGGCCGGCGGCTACATCAGCGCCCCGACCGGCTCCGCTCCCGAGGCCCACGCCACGCCGGTTCCGAAACCGGATGCCGACTTCGCCTTCGAGCACGCGGAGTGCATCGGCTGCGGCGCCTGCGTCGCTGCCTGTCCCAACGGCTCCGCGATGCTCTTCACATCGGCGAAGATCAACCACCTCAATGTGCTGCCACAGGGCGCGCCCGAGCGCGAGACCCGTGTGCTCGAGATGGTTGCGACGATGGACGAGGAGGGCTTCGGCGGCTGCACGCTGACCGGTGAATGCGCGACGGCCTGTCCGAAGGGGATCCCGCTGCCGTCGATCGCGGCGATGAACAAGGAGTGGCTGCGGGCGACCCGGAAAGTCCGTCGCTGAGGCCGATGTTGCGGCCGGGGCCAGGAGATTCAGGACAGCTTTCGTGTGTGAGGGCGCCCACGCTTCCCCGCCCCGGGCAACAAATTGTTCATGTAATTGTCACATCAGCCGCAGGATTTACGCCCTGGGGTGCGATCGAGCGCGTCGACAGCAAGATCAACTTCGTTCAACTCTGCACTGTGTATCGCGACATGTCCGCATTGCAGCGACCCGGTACCCGGAGATTTCCCCGGAGTTCGGGTGAGCCGGTAGGCATGGCCGGGTAACGGGCGCCGACCACGCTCGTGCCCTACCGAAGCACTGCCAACTCTGGGGGTTGCCATGCCTGAACTCACCCGCCGACGCGCCCTGGGCGCCGCCGCGAGCGCACTCGCCGGACTCGCCGTCGCGGATCTCGCGACCACAGCGCTGTCACACCCGGCGGCGGCCGCCCCGAACGCCTCCGACCCCGCCCCGAACCTCTCCGACCCCGCGCCGTTCGACGAGGTCTACCAGGGGCGCCGCATACAGGGCGCGCCCTCGCACGGCGGCGGAGACCACGGGATGGGACACCACGGGATGGGACACCACGGCGCCGGCTACGCGGTGCGCATAGACGGCGATGAGCTGCATGTGATGCGCAATGCCGA
This window contains:
- a CDS encoding succinate dehydrogenase: MALATRTDRKPSLTRTFWGSTVGKKTVMAVSGLIMLGYLVAHVMGNLKVFFGAGEFNAYGHWLRTMGEPVLHYSWGLWIVRVVLLAAVVGHGVSAYQLSKRDLKARPVPYAHKRRRAGYATRTMRWGGIIVALFIVWHLLDLTTLTVNENAQPGHPYENVVATFSTWYGNVIYIVAMLAVGLHIRHGFWSAAQTLGVGNATRDRVLKTVANVLALVLTAGFISVPLAVMTGVVS
- the melC1 gene encoding apotyrosinase chaperone MelC1; translated protein: MPELTRRRALGAAASALAGLAVADLATTALSHPAAAAPNASDPAPNLSDPAPFDEVYQGRRIQGAPSHGGGDHGMGHHGMGHHGAGYAVRIDGDELHVMRNADGTWISVVNHYETFATPRAVARAAVVELQGAELVPLVLA
- a CDS encoding putative bifunctional diguanylate cyclase/phosphodiesterase — its product is MAPTEVTDSAVDPDGLEDRLRRFATIWSRAIFPVTATSMTRAELEKHLLPLARRLRESLHARPFDPQAAQRVGAALVEAHCMDPEALSRTLGVVDAYLVLYCGAGDPEQPAEESRARCARLQHAVAAGFAHGLRERTLAEQEAIARSSLLARSDAVQALHATEARFRAVFEGAAIGIGIADLDGNVLEVNETLQRMFGGLEHHVRGRKVTDWAHPEDRPHVWELYRELVSGERDDYRVEKPFFRNDGTVLWTNLTVSLLRDPDGRPEYQLALMEDTTERRLLNLRLRYEATHDALTGLPNRTLFFERLEKALSAGDGARFGLCYLDLDGFKAINDSLGHAAGDRLLVEVADRLQSCATAPGEMVARLGGDEFVALTTGPDTQREVDDLAARILAALASPIRVDGREFTVRGSIGIVEGPAGERTTAEVLRSADITMYRAKSAGGNRFELADPEADARAITRHGLTTALPAALERGEFFIEYQPLVHLGDGSVHGAEALVRWCHPQHGVLGPDRFIPLAEHTGLIVPLGRWVLQEAVRQARYWQRRHSDGGPLRINVNLSPAQLHHPGLVADTVDVLQRSGLEPGALCLEVTESALIGADEDLLKPLRQLAEMGVDIALDDFGTGYSNLANLRRLPVSVLKLDRSFTQGMQRHPADPVDLKIVEGIVSLAHSLQLAVTVEGVETGAQAEQLRELGCDTAQGWYYARPGPPDKLHALSLADAV
- a CDS encoding LysR family transcriptional regulator; protein product: MQFQQLLYFVAVAETRHFTRAAERVHVAQPSLSQQIRALEKELGAELFSRARGNIALTDAGEALLPLARRILADTDTARHEVQELAQLRRGRVRLGATPSLCTGLLPDVLRTFHDLHPGIQLLIEESGSHDLVRELARGSLDLALIVLPLPPASPALTTVELLREDLVVVSSAAAKAPHRPVRIADLQGEPLVMFRHGYDLRELTVAACRAEGFEPAFTVEGGEMDAVLGFVRAGLGVAVVPSMVADRAGRDLRVTPLAQPGLRRTIALAHRSDVAPPRAARELQRVLLNSRTAVD
- a CDS encoding fumarate reductase/succinate dehydrogenase flavoprotein subunit — its product is MNYLNYTTGAPVADTKAPEGPVAERWDRRRFEAGLVNPANRRKHTIIVVGTGLAGGAAGATLAEQGYHVVQFCYQDSPRRAHSIAAQGGINAAKNYRNDGDSIHRLFYDTVKGGDFRARESNVHRLAQISVEIIDQCVAQGVPFAREYGGLLDTRSFGGVQVSRTFYARGQTGQQLLLGAYQALSRQIAAGTVEMHARTEMLDLIVVGGRARGIVARDLITGEISSHFADAVVLASGGYGNVFYLSTNAMNSNATAIWRAHRRGAYFANPCFTQIHPTCIPRTGDHQSKLTLMSESLRNDGRIWVPRARGDERPPSEIPEDERDYYLERIYPSFGNLVPRDIASRAAKNVCDEGRGVGPGGQGVYLDFADAIRRMGREKVAEKYGNLFDMYERITAENPYEVPMRIYPAVHYTMGGLWVDYDLQTTVPGLFAIGEANFSDHGANRLGASALMQGLADGYFVLPSTINDYLARNPHPETVDASHPAVAEVLAETEDRLNLLLAVDGDRTPDSFHRELGQLMWEFCGMARTDEGLRKALGRIPQIREEFWRRIKVPGSGEEFNQSLEKANRIVDYLELAELMCLDALHRAESCGGHFREESQTPDGEAARKDEEFGYAAAWEYRGPGSRPPGEHSGGTGEAPVLHKEDLVFEYVHPTQRSYA
- a CDS encoding succinate dehydrogenase/fumarate reductase iron-sulfur subunit, with product MKLTLRVWRQQNPDAPGAMVTYEVDGISTDMSFLEMLDTLNEELILKGDEPVAFDHDCREGICGACSLVINGDAHGPERTTTCQLHMRSFKDGDTIDVEPWRASAFPVVKDLVVDRSAFDRIIQAGGYISAPTGSAPEAHATPVPKPDADFAFEHAECIGCGACVAACPNGSAMLFTSAKINHLNVLPQGAPERETRVLEMVATMDEEGFGGCTLTGECATACPKGIPLPSIAAMNKEWLRATRKVRR